From the Anopheles stephensi strain Indian chromosome X, UCI_ANSTEP_V1.0, whole genome shotgun sequence genome, the window GATTCACCCCTCTACATCAGGTGCTATATAGATAGCCCGCTGACTTTACTTAGACCTTATGCCCTTAACGTCTAGCCTGCCTGTTGCGTACACTTAAAGACAAACAGAAGGATCTGGTTACGGTGTTGGGTGGGTAGCTCGGGAGCTACCGGGAGGCCTCGCCTGCGCTCTGAGCGCGCTCTTCGATTTCCAAGCGAGTAGCATTACGCACTCTTCGACCACTTCGATCTCGAAGCTACCGGGGGGAGACCTCACCGCTCACATGTTGGTGAGCCGTTGCCCTCTAACACTAACACTAGTTACTAAgattaaagaaagaaaaatgttaaaaagagtttaaaaaagaaaagaagcatTAGTAAGCAGAGCatgcaacaaataaaaaaattggagGTCCCCAATACCATCCTACCGCGGGGTATATGAGCAAAATATGGatcagaaaaagaaagaatgtTTGTTACTTGTAGCCAAATGTTTGACGGTTAGTTATTGTTCGAGAAAGTGTTACACATTTATgccgagtgagagagagagagtaagagaAGAATCGGCTAACAAGCTTAACAACTAATATAAAGCAATGGGGGCAATCCATCCAGGGTTGAACGCGATCCGAGGCTTTCGAACGGTTCGCCCGTAAGAGGAATGCACTTCCCACTTGAGGTGTAGAGGTCGAGAACGATAAACTCTTCGTCGTCAGGTCGACAAACAAGCCGATCCTTCTAACTCAGAAGAATTAAGGTCTCCTAACAATAATTGCTTACTACACTAAGGTACGGTATCGTGGTCGCAGCTAGCAGTCTGAGAAATCTGCACTTCCAAACACCAATGGACAGACATGTTCCGCTGATGGGATCACACTTAGCGACGCTAGTAAAGCCTTCCTCTTGCAGGGCAGAATACAGCGCCTGGGGCATTCGAAGCCACGAAACAAGGGATATTGCGGTGAGCAATTCAAAtgttaaacaattttccaattttacaAGGTATACAAAAGGGACATTTTCTAATAATTGCTTCTATACACATGATACAGTttgaaaaagttaaaaaaattaaaacctgCTAGCAAATCTCACTATGAATCGCCTCCACTGTCCTTAACCACTTTCCTACAGTTTGATCTCGCAACGCGCCATTCCAGTTCTTAACTATCTTCCTTGCctaaccgcacacacacacacaacacggtGAAGAGATAAGCTCAACAATGTCCGCGGTATCGTAACGGTGGTCCTTTAAATTTGGCGTCCGTACACCCGCACACTGTACCGGTTAAATCCACGCCCGGAGCGGGATCGTTGCGAACCGCCAAAATGGCTGGGTGGATCGCGATAGTGGCCACCGctgcttccaccaccaccacccccagcACCGATCGACCCAACACCTCCACCGGACAATCCGTGGCCAAAGTGTTTGCTGCCGCCCGGTCCACCACTGCCgctaccgccaccaccaccgccgacaccaccaccatcatgcATCTGGGACGATCCGGACGAAGAGGACCAACAGCTGGGACCGGCTCCACCACCGCTGCCAACATTGCCACCCCCAACATTGCCACCGTTACCGCCGGACGCGCTTGCCCAGTGACCGCTGCTGCCAccggaaccaccaccaccaccgctcccATTCGAGCTGCCACCGGAACCACCGGCACGGGCGCCCCGGTCGGGGAAGTTGCGCCCGCGGCTACGGTTCGTGCCGCGTATCGTGATAATATCGCGCGACAGCTTATTATACCCGGTCGGCCCCGTTGGCTGTGCGCCGCACGTTTCCAGCGCAAGAAAATCGTCCACGTGCAGGGAGGGTGGCCGGGAAGTGTTCGGTGGCCGCGACCGGAACAGATCGCCACGGGTGGTGGGTGCACGCGAAAATCCACGACCGCGCAATGGTGTTGCTGTGAGAGAgaagttaaacaaaaaaaaggcattaaAACCGGAACCGCAACCGGGAAATGAAGTGCACCGTACCGAATATTTTCTTCTCCGGCCGGCCCGTACTCGGTTCGACCTCGACGCGGCGCGTCCGGAAGCAGGGTGCCGTCGTCAGCCGGTCCCGGTTGGAATGGGGCGACGCGGACAGATGCAGCAACCGTTTACAGTCCGCCGTCAGGTTCGTGTCCCCGGCGAGGCAAACCTTCGCCAAATCCTGCAGATCGCACGGGATCTGCTCCCGTTCCAGGTCGTCATCGCACGGTGTGAAACCGAACCAATCGGTAGCCTTTAGCTGTTCCTCGCAGTCCTCGGTCAGCAGGTAAACGCTGCGCGAACCGTACTGTGTCACGATCCCTTCCGCCTGTGGCAACGGATCGACCGTAACCGCGCTCCAGTCGGGCAGCGGTGGCGGCGTCGCGGCTGACTGCTTGCTGGACGGGTCCGATTTGACGACGGCCAGTGCGATCTGTACCTGCTGCTGGAGGAAGGTAAGATGATCCCGCAAACTGTCCGTGGTGGATGGAGCGGATGAGGTGCTCGGCTCCGGTTCACCGCCGGCGTCCATCATTGATGCACCATCGGTCGGTTCTGCCGCCACCGTAGGTTCCTGCTTCGGGGCATCGCTTTCAAACAGTGCAATCAGCTGCTCGATACAGGACtgcatttgcagcagcagcagcccgtcCTCCGCACCGTCCGCGTACAGCGGCATCAGCTGACCGAGCTGTTCCAGCGGGACCTTAATGGTGCGCCGCGGCAGATTCACACACCCGTCGTGCTCAAGCGACACGAGCGAGCGCCAGAAGTCAGCCAACAGTGTGAACAGTACCCGGCACGTGTTCGGGCTTTCCTTCGCTTTGCGCACAAATTTGTTCAACGCGGCACACCATCCCTCCCGCTTGCGCATCAGGTTGGACATCAGTACGACGAAGGTGGTGCTGGAAGTGgaagaagcaagcaaacaactCATCAATCATGTTCCGCTTTTCCTATGCTACGAATGACGAATGGGCGTCGGCAAACAAATCCGTATCGCAATTGCACTTCGGTTCGGCCgcatgaagaccggcgccgttgtcgcttCTAACACCCGGACCCCGCCCCGGTACGACAGCTACGACATCTGCTCTTTTAAAATAGGGTTTCAAAACTGTGGTGTATGCGTAGGAATGTCCCACGCACCGAGAAGCTTCCAGCTTAGGCAGCATATCAGCGCGGATAAGGCAGAGGCAGCGCGCGTCCAATGTTTACACGATACAGTGTGGCGTACGCAACCGCCTTTAGCGCAAGTGTTCCCGatcaatgaacaaacattaGAGCATGGGTTTGAGAACTGGTGGATTAGAAGACCTCAACAGACACtgtcacaacaacaacattataCCAACAACTTATTTTggcttcaaacaaaaaaaaactgtaccacAAACCAATGCGTCAACTATTTAGTGAACGAAATTACatccaacaaaagaaaaaaaaactgtttaacTGGTATAATGTTTATAGATTTAAAAAGCGCGTACAACAACGTACACACAGACTCGCTCATACaaattttggagcaaaaccAGATTCCGATAGAAATCATTAGATGAGTAGGAAGTTTCCTACAACAACCGAacgatagaaataaaatcagaaggagaaaagctaaaaaaaattaGTGTCAGACGGTTTAGCACAAGGGGATGTCCTCTCACCCACCTTATTTAACAtctgcaccaaaaaaaaaatccacgaAACACTCAACAATAGCGACggaaaagttttacagtaTGCGGACGATTTCGTAATTATTTCGTAAAAGGGAAAACAGCCACAGAACTGGAGTATAAGATCAGTAAGATAAGTAAGAAACTAAAGCTTCCAACTAAcatagacaaaacaaaattcatgATCTTCAGCAAGAAACCCCAAAACATTACTATACAAATAAGAAGCCAGCGAATAGAAAGAGTTACAGTTTACAAATATCTCGGAGTGTGGATTGATGGCaacctatttttcaaaaaaaacaTGTAGAAGAACTCAAGGATAAAGCTAGAAAACAGATTACAGTTAGTGAGAAGGATATGTAACACCAAAAACAACCTCAGCCCTACGAAAACCATTACTGTACACAGAGTCATTATAAGGAACATTTTGGAAACTGGCTCCCTGTACACTctaaatgcaacaaaaaaaaacttactaaACTCAATGAATTCAATCACAAACCAGTCACTCAGAACAGTAACGGGTTGCTCTAAAACAAACCCCTATTAACACGCTAATGGCGATAGCAGCCGAAACCCCACCACACATTAGAGCAAGTTATATAGCCAAAAAGGACATGGTCAAAAACATTAATATACTCTCCGATCCATAGGGACCAAATGCGAAGAACCATGAGAGAAAACTCAAGAACCAGAGCAAGAAACAAATCATACATGGAGAGTTGATTCCAGAACAATctgaatatttttgaagaaacagcaagcatcaaaacaaatgACATCAATGGAAGCACAAAAATTCGCTGTGAAATCGAACCCAACATATCAAACAACTCTACAGCAGGGAAAGTATACCTCAAACAATTTTGCgaacaggaaataaaaaagctaggAAACAACGAACACTCTAATTTTCACAGACGGGAGCAAGAGCGATGAGGGATGCGGAATGGGGAATACACATAAGAcctcacaataaaaaaaaaacaataacagaTACTGGGcacataaattcaaaacaaaaaacataactcCAATTACGTCCATAGAATTAGCAGCCATAGAAAAAGCCATTAACATCATaacgatagaaaaaaatagaaaacccaATCATCCTTACAGACACAGTCAAGCTGCATGTAAAATCCTCATTAACGCTCAAAACCTCAATCACATCGACGAAATAGTCTATAATACACTCAAAGGATGCAAACACTCTCTAATGCGCAAATAAGATGGATTCCAGGACACTTTGGTCTATATGGAAACGAAATGGCAGATGAactagcaacaaaaaaaaaggggtgcaCGCAAAAGACatatacaacaacaaactacGTTTGGCAGATGTAAACCATATGTTAgttgaaaacatgaaaaaagaaactagagaatggtacaaaaaaaaaaacgtgtgagcaaaagggcaaaaaaaaattccaaacATTCCAAAAAGAGTTCGAAGACAAACCGTGGCACCAcattaaaacaacaaacaaaatcatagCTGGACATGATTTGTTTCAAAATATTGGCTCAACAAAATGAGAATCACCGAAAGCGGAAATTGTGATGCATGTAATATTCCCGAAACAGGAACACATAACATGCTTTTACTGCAACAGATACCAGACCCAACGAGAAAAATACGACATCTCCTTCGACGCATTTTTAGAATGGATATGGAAAGAGCCGAACGGACGCATGGTCAAAAATATAACCAAATTCATAcgagaaacaaaacatctcACTTTGAATAGAACCAAGCAAGACATGAAACATGCAGCATAAACGTAAAGCATTACACTCATCTCATCTGACAAACAGaccaagcagaaaaacaacagacTCCGCAACCGGGTAGATGACTCTTGAGCGGTCCTAGGACTCCAGTCGAAAGCCCAAACGAAGCCGTTAACCTTTGAATATGTGGGGGGGAACAATAGTTGCCCATACGCATAGAAGGCTACACCCTGTTTCaacaaaatagaagaagaagagaactGGTGGTTTGCGACCACGAAAGTGAGTTAAGCTTTAGCCTAATGTGGCGTTAGCATAAAAAGGTGCGTAAACACAAGCTGGAAAGGAAATAGTTAAACTAGAAAGAATGATCTTTCGTATCGTTCTAAGGTACCCCAAAATGTGTGTATAAGAAATCAACTTATTCAATAACGAGGACATAATTCTTAACCGGCGCACTGAACACTTGGTAAGAGATTCAAGGGTTCTTTTCAGGAGAACGGATTCGACCCCTCAGTGTCCGGGCGTTGGTCAGCGGAAGATTCGACCTCGTCCCCCCGTAcggaattcgggccggtgctctAGCAGTACCggtggtcttcacacggcagggccggggttcaaatcccatccagaccgcctcctcgtacgaaaggctgactacttttctacgggtaaaattaagtcacagaaagccagaaatgtggcaggccgagacctctcgaggttgtagtgccacagaagaagaagaagaagaagctctaGCAGTACCTACTGCTCCGTCGAAGGAATTGGAAGCATCGCGACCGCCTCCTCCCATCGGGTCCACCTTTGGAagatcgcccggtaatccggaaatgaagccacttgtctgACCTGACGTCGATTCAACGCCCGAAGGAAGGTGCGCGACTCCTGTTCCGAATCGGCCATACCTTCGCGTGAACCGGGTTCACCAAACGGGGACGTTTTACGTCCACCgttgttcccgtagcaacaacaaagGGAACGGATGGCGCAAAAAATACGTAGCTACAGGGTCATAATAGACCCAACCTACAAGAATACatcattcccccccccccccccccccactcccgGGAGCTACTTACTCGTGCTCGGTTAGCAGCAACATGGTGCGCAGTGCAGCGGTCAGCACACCGAGCCCAACGTCCACGCAGGAAACGTTTGCCGCACACGCGGCACAGAACGTTTCGACGATGTCCTTCGGTGGCAGGGAGCAGGCGAGCTGCAGCGCCGGATCGATGGTGTCACCAAACATCAGCGCAATCTCCGCATCGAACAGGCTCTGGAACGTTAGGTAGATGTGCTGTTGCGTTTGCTGGTGGGCCGGCGTTTGGCCCGCGTTCAGCAACACACCCATCAGTATGTCCATGATGCGCCCCGGCAGTATCGACAGCACGGATATCTTCACCGACGCGTGGCACACGAGCGTCGCCAGGAAGCTTACCAACCGGGCATGGCTCGTGCTGGCCAGCCCGCCCGGTAGCAGCGGTTCCTGCACGATAAGATCGGTCAACGATTTCGAAACTAGCAGCGTCATGTTCGGTGCGAGATCGGACAGCTGCAGGCAGACGCGACTCAGCACGGCCAACATCGGCGTGTAGCTGGAGGTGCAGAGCGTTTGAATGAGTTCGCCGATGGCCGGACTCTGCGGGTGAAGGTGAGCGGACCAGAGCTGCCGCTCCTGGATGAGCCGGCTGAGTTCGGTCTGGAGCAGGGGTTGCCGGCAGTGGATCGGTAGCGGCAGTGGCAACAACTCCGACAGCACCAGCAACCCGGGCAGAAAGTAGTTCGGGCCGGCGAGGGTAAACCGCACCAGCTCGCCGACCATCTGCGTCCACAGGCTTTTGTGCACGTTGTTCGTGTCGAGCCCTTCCGGTGGGGTGGGTTGCGTGTAGGCGAGCAGTATGCGGACCGTTTCCCGTTGCACCTGGCGCGCGTCCGGTCCGGCTGCCGAGGTTACCGGGACGCACTGCATCAGCGTGTACGTGCGCAGCAGCGGCTCGATCAGCGTAAGATCGCGGAACTCGGTGTTGCGGCACTCGATCAGGCTGGTGACGAGCTTGCGCAGGATGTACACGAGCGGGCAGAGCAGCTCGGTAAGCAGGACGCCCTGCTGGCTCGCCAGGCTGGACGTGTGTATCGCGGGCTGGTCGAAGTGATGCGTCAGTTTGTCGAGTatggtcagcagcagcacctgcCCGTCGGCCGAGTAAAACTGTAGCAGCGTGTACTTGTACTTGAACTCGGCGTGCCCGCCCGGCTGCTCGTAATCATCGTACGGCGGTATGCCGAGCAGCCGGACCAACCGGAGCGCGGTGATGAGATCGCCCGGGAACGCTGTCACGTACTCGAGGCTGCGGCGCATCAGCTCCACCAGCGGACCGATCTCGATGTACGCGAACAGATCGTGCAGCTCGAGCGGCTTCAGATAGACGGCCAGCTCGTGCAGGGTCGCCCCAACGCTCGGCTCGAACTGTTCGTGCTGTTTGACCAGGGCGAGCAGGGCGGCACCGTGGTGGGCAAGATAGCCGACCGCCTCACCGTGCCGCACGGTACAGTCCACCAAATCCACACAGTAACCGATGATGGGGGATTTGTGTTTGGTGGTGGCGGCAGCCGCGCTGCTACCCTCCTCCTTCACGGACGCACGTTGCTCGCGCTCGATCAGCTGCAGCAGTACGGCCAAATTATCGTCCATCGAGAGTACCTCCACCACGAACCGCCGGCCGGCCCCGCACGCTAGTTCGTACAGGGCGTGCAGATGCTCCACCAACCGGTCCCGTTCCTCCTCCAGCTCATCGTGCTTTCTGCCAGCGGACGGTGGCGTGTCACTGGCACGCAGCACCACGCTCGTGCTGGTGATTGCGTCCAGATGGTAAAGCGCCTGCAGCTTGTACACCAGCTCCACACCCAACAGCTGCGGACGGGACAGTTCCGCGATCGACATTTCCTCGACCGTACCACCGTCCGTGCCACCGCAGCCACCGTTCAGTGCCGGTGGTAGCCGCTGGAACAGCCACCGTAGCAGTAGATTCGTGTACGGCAGACTGTTCACCAGGTAGCGCAGCTTCGGTACGCTCTTCAGCATGCACGCAACCAGATTGTAGCACAGCTCACACAGTGCCGGCGGTGTGATGGGCAgatcgagcagcagcaccagcgacTCCACCAACCGATGTATCTTGCAAAACTGCACCACGGTCCGGCTCACGTTCAGCGTCGAGGCAATGTCCTTGTGTATCTCGAACTTGGCCGACACCGGGAGGAAGCGTTTCGGTTGCGCCAGCGACACTTCGTGCAGCGAGATCGCGCTCGTCAACTCCGTCAGCGAGTTGCGCAACAGTTCCAGCAAATCTTGATCGTTGCGCTTGTTCTCCTTCGCATCGCGTTCCTCCTTCACGGCAACGGCACGCACGTACAGCTCCTCGACCGTGCCGTGGATGAGCTCGAGGTTTTCGTACAGTGAAATTTTGCGCAGCAACGATTTAAGCGCAAAGCTTAACCGCGTCGATGGATTCTCCTGCAGCAGATCGAGCAGTACTTGATACCCGTTGTACGACGGCGACAGGAAGTAGTGGATGGCGGTGCGCGTATCGAGGCACGCGTAGATCGTGCGCACTATCATCAGCTTGATCGAGAGCGCCATGTGCGGTTGCGAGTACAGCCCGAGCAGGCGATCGAACAGATTGAAATGGTCCCGGGTGTGGAGCAGCAGCCCGACGAACGATTCGTGCGAACCGAGAAACTCGGCCAACCGGATGCCACTCTTCATGTGGCGCAGTTTGTACGCCGGCTGCGGTTGTACCATCGCACGGTCGAAATCTAGCCCCACGCACACGCAGTTCACGAGCCGATCGGTAACGCCCACCCAGCCGGCCTGTATCCAACTGTCCAGCTGCTGGTGAAGCGCGTCCCGTACGTCATCCTTCGCCAACAGCTGGCCCAGCACGTGCACCAGCTGCTCGGTATGATCGACGAACCGCTCCTTCCATTCGGCGCTTTCCTGCTCGAACGCACCCGTCGCTTCCCGGCCGTACCGGTCCTGGGTTAGCAGTTGCTCGAATTGCCGCAACAGCTTCTGCTCGCCATGGCCCAGATAGCGTAACAGCTCGGCCGCACGATCACCGGCACAGCCCGGCGGTACGTAACGCTCCAGTGTCGTGGTGAACGGGTCAAACTGTTTGGTGACCACCGGCTCATCGACCGTTTCGTATCCACTGGATCCGCCTCCACTGCCTgaccctcctcctcctccacctcctcctcctccgatAGCTGCCCCTTCCGGTTCGAAGTCAAAGTCTTCCGGAATCTCTTCATCGCTCAGAATCGGCTCGAACTGTTCCGTCACGGAGATGGCATCCTCGTCCGGCACGGTGGTGGAAGCGACCGTCGTCGGTGAGGCAACGGGCGTGAGCGAAACGGACACGGCGTCACACACGGCGGACGGTAGTTGCGcctgttgtggtggtggcgatgAAATGACCCGttccggttgctgctgctgctgctgctgctgctgttgatgttgatggtggtggtggtggtggtggtgatgggaaGAGTGTTGATGCTGGCTGGAATGATGGTGATGCGAATGGCCGTGTTGATAGTGATGGTGCGCatgttgatggtggtgtgaATGCGACTGGTGCTGCGACAAACCGCGGCTGGAggacgaggaagaggaagacgAATGCTGCTTCATCGATTGCgatggctgctgctgtggcgGCATACGGATCGGATCAATCGACGGTTCCATCGTGTGCATACGATGCTTTCCACCGTACTTGCTGCTATTCGCCCGATGGAAGCTACCGTCCATCTCGATATCATCATCGAGCTCCACCTCGTCCACGGTATCCACATCatccaccacctcctcctcctcctcctcatcgtcTTCCTCCTCGTCGGGTGACGATTCATTGCGATCGGGTGAGCGAGGCCGGCGCGGTGAGTCGATCGGTGAACGGGGCCGCATCGTATGCCGCCGGTCCTCCTTCTCCATCCGCTCGAACGAAGGTTCGCGGCGCATCCGGTCGTACGAACCGCTTCGCAGCCGGCGCGACGATCGATGCGAAACCGAGGCCGACGATGAGGACCCAGATGGGGTGGGTGGGGGTAGCGGCGGATGAGCGGGCAGTGGTGCCTGCTGTTCCACATAGTCCGGACTGCGTGACCACTGGTCGCGTTGCTGCTTGCTTATACCCCCACCCCCAACCGACATCGGTCCGTAATCCTTGCACAGGCTCGGCGAGCGCGATGAAAACTCTTCCCGGCTGCTGTGCCGCCGGAGCCGGGGCGATCGTTCGTACGCGTACGGTGGGGCCACCGGTTCAGCCGGTCGCCCGCTGGGCATACACACCTTGGCCCGCTTTTCCGGCAACGATGGTTCACAATCGCCGGGAAGTATTTTCCCCGCCTCCAACGGTTCGTAGATCGGTTCCGGTGGGCTCGCAGCACTCGCGGGTAGTGGTGGGTGCGAGAGGacggcagcagctgcagccgcCACCCGTCGCGCGTACGGTCGCGGATCCTTCGGCGCATCCTCGCTATCGTCCTCCGGATACTCCTTCTGCACAAACACCGTCTCGGCCGTCGATACGAGCCCCGGTAGCGGTGGTTCCTGTATCCAGTCGCCCCCACCGCACGTCGGTTCCGCAATGCCACCACTGCCCGCCCCATGATGATgcagatggtgatggtggtggtggtggtggtgcagcaggtgcggatgatggtgatgatccggcaccaccagcagctgcTCGTTCGGTTGGGGTGTGGTTTCGCGTGGCGACACAATCGGTTCGGCAATGTTCGTCGTCAGGATGCCGTACACCGCGAGCGTCATCGTCGTGTACCAGCCCTTCAGCACCAACCCGTCCGTCGGGATGCGGCGCACAAACTCCTCGACCGAACCACCGGCACCGATCCCGCATTGCAAGTGGATGCAATTGTTCTGGTTGTACTCGAGCTCGCCGAGACTCTCGAAGATCGGTGCGCCCGGTTTGCCCAGATCGTTCACGTACAGCTGGATGTGGAAGTTCGACGGGTTGGTAGCGCCCAACCGTACACCGCCGGGAAAGTCAGCGTGAACCCGCGCCCCGAGCGGGATGATGCGTACCTCCGTAATGTAAACCGGTTTCGGGAACTGCACCAGATCCAGATTTTGCTGGAAAACAGT encodes:
- the LOC118517360 gene encoding protein virilizer, whose translation is MDVELPELLFFDTFSHDTYEQNLDLVQFPKPVYITEVRIIPLGARVHADFPGGVRLGATNPSNFHIQLYVNDLGKPGAPIFESLGELEYNQNNCIHLQCGIGAGGSVEEFVRRIPTDGLVLKGWYTTMTLAVYGILTTNIAEPIVSPRETTPQPNEQLLVVPDHHHHPHLLHHHHHHHHHLHHHGAGSGGIAEPTCGGGDWIQEPPLPGLVSTAETVFVQKEYPEDDSEDAPKDPRPYARRVAAAAAAVLSHPPLPASAASPPEPIYEPLEAGKILPGDCEPSLPEKRAKVCMPSGRPAEPVAPPYAYERSPRLRRHSSREEFSSRSPSLCKDYGPMSVGGGGISKQQRDQWSRSPDYVEQQAPLPAHPPLPPPTPSGSSSSASVSHRSSRRLRSGSYDRMRREPSFERMEKEDRRHTMRPRSPIDSPRRPRSPDRNESSPDEEEDDEEEEEEVVDDVDTVDEVELDDDIEMDGSFHRANSSKYGGKHRMHTMEPSIDPIRMPPQQQPSQSMKQHSSSSSSSSSRGLSQHQSHSHHHQHAHHHYQHGHSHHHHSSQHQHSSHHHHHHHHHQHQQQQQQQQQQPERVISSPPPQQAQLPSAVCDAVSVSLTPVASPTTVASTTVPDEDAISVTEQFEPILSDEEIPEDFDFEPEGAAIGGGGGGGGGGSGSGGGSSGYETVDEPVVTKQFDPFTTTLERYVPPGCAGDRAAELLRYLGHGEQKLLRQFEQLLTQDRYGREATGAFEQESAEWKERFVDHTEQLVHVLGQLLAKDDVRDALHQQLDSWIQAGWVGVTDRLVNCVCVGLDFDRAMVQPQPAYKLRHMKSGIRLAEFLGSHESFVGLLLHTRDHFNLFDRLLGLYSQPHMALSIKLMIVRTIYACLDTRTAIHYFLSPSYNGYQVLLDLLQENPSTRLSFALKSLLRKISLYENLELIHGTVEELYVRAVAVKEERDAKENKRNDQDLLELLRNSLTELTSAISLHEVSLAQPKRFLPVSAKFEIHKDIASTLNVSRTVVQFCKIHRLVESLVLLLDLPITPPALCELCYNLVACMLKSVPKLRYLVNSLPYTNLLLRWLFQRLPPALNGGCGGTDGGTVEEMSIAELSRPQLLGVELVYKLQALYHLDAITSTSVVLRASDTPPSAGRKHDELEEERDRLVEHLHALYELACGAGRRFVVEVLSMDDNLAVLLQLIEREQRASVKEEGSSAAAATTKHKSPIIGYCVDLVDCTVRHGEAVGYLAHHGAALLALVKQHEQFEPSVGATLHELAVYLKPLELHDLFAYIEIGPLVELMRRSLEYVTAFPGDLITALRLVRLLGIPPYDDYEQPGGHAEFKYKYTLLQFYSADGQVLLLTILDKLTHHFDQPAIHTSSLASQQGVLLTELLCPLVYILRKLVTSLIECRNTEFRDLTLIEPLLRTYTLMQCVPVTSAAGPDARQVQRETVRILLAYTQPTPPEGLDTNNVHKSLWTQMVGELVRFTLAGPNYFLPGLLVLSELLPLPLPIHCRQPLLQTELSRLIQERQLWSAHLHPQSPAIGELIQTLCTSSYTPMLAVLSRVCLQLSDLAPNMTLLVSKSLTDLIVQEPLLPGGLASTSHARLVSFLATLVCHASVKISVLSILPGRIMDILMGVLLNAGQTPAHQQTQQHIYLTFQSLFDAEIALMFGDTIDPALQLACSLPPKDIVETFCAACAANVSCVDVGLGVLTAALRTMLLLTEHDTTFVVLMSNLMRKREGWCAALNKFVRKAKESPNTCRVLFTLLADFWRSLVSLEHDGCVNLPRRTIKVPLEQLGQLMPLYADGAEDGLLLLQMQSCIEQLIALFESDAPKQEPTVAAEPTDGASMMDAGGEPEPSTSSAPSTTDSLRDHLTFLQQQVQIALAVVKSDPSSKQSAATPPPLPDWSAVTVDPLPQAEGIVTQYGSRSVYLLTEDCEEQLKATDWFGFTPCDDDLEREQIPCDLQDLAKVCLAGDTNLTADCKRLLHLSASPHSNRDRLTTAPCFRTRRVEVEPSTGRPEKKIFATPLRGRGFSRAPTTRGDLFRSRPPNTSRPPSLHVDDFLALETCGAQPTGPTGYNKLSRDIITIRGTNRSRGRNFPDRGARAGGSGGSSNGSGGGGGSGGSSGHWASASGGNGGNVGGGNVGSGGGAGPSCWSSSSGSSQMHDGGGVGGGGGGSGSGGPGGSKHFGHGLSGGGVGSIGAGGGGGGSSGGHYRDPPSHFGGSQRSRSGRGFNRYSVRVYGRQI